A genomic window from Gossypium hirsutum isolate 1008001.06 chromosome D10, Gossypium_hirsutum_v2.1, whole genome shotgun sequence includes:
- the LOC121222547 gene encoding rhomboid-like protein 19, translating into MSSPGSGMLSGFTKLCKGLAVILIGGHVVVQLLPTSVTYLALIPARTIPFGWNLITAGYIEQSVHGVVVSTLGLLFMGKLLEPIWGSKEFLKFIFIVNFLTSVCVFITAIALYYLTMQEKYLYMPLSGFHGVLAGFLVGIKQIVPDQELYLLKIKVKWLPSLMLLLSIAISFFTPESATYLPTLIFGTYIGWIYLRYLQRKPESKLRGDPSEDFAFSTFFPEFLRPIIDPIASIFHRMLCGKSEVSSNPQGYTLGGAPLLGSDPIEASRRRERGARALEERLAAEKLAAGRDSEEPHIDGNDRV; encoded by the exons ATGAGCTCTCCG gGAAGTGGAATGTTAAGTGGATTTACAAAGTTATGTAAGGGATTGGCTGTGATATTAATCGGGGGCCACGTTGTGGTTCAGCTTCTTCCTACTTCTGTTACTTACCTTGCTCTTATTCCCGCCAG GACTATTCCTTTTGGTTGGAACCTCATAACTGCTGGTTACATTGAACAATCAGTGCATGGG GTGGTTGTTAGCACCCTTGGTCTTCTTTTCATGGGGAAGTTGCTTGAGCCTATATGGGGTTCTAAGGAGTTCTTGAAGTTCATCTTCATAGTTAACTTTCTGACGTCTGTTTGTGTTTTCATTACCGCTATTGCTTTATACTACCTAACAATGCAGGAAAAGTACCT TTACATGCCTCTTTCCGGCTTCCATGGGGTGCTGGCAGGCTTCTTGGTTGGCATCAAGCAAATAGTACCTGACCAAGAGCTATATCTCCTAAAAATCAAAGTAAAG TGGTTGCCATCACTTATGCTATTGCTTTCAATTGCCATAAGTTTCTTCACCCCAGAGTCCGCAACATATCTTCCAACTTTGATATTTGGGACATATATTGGCTGGATTTACCTCAGGTACCTGCAGAGAAAACCAGAATCAAAGCTTAGGGGAGATCCAAGTGAAGATTTTGCATTCTCCACATTCTTCCCTGAATTTCTCAG GCCAATCATTGATCCCATTGCATCAATATTTCACCGGATGCTTTGTGGGAAATCTGAAGTTTCATCAAATCCTCAGGGTTATACATTGGGAGGTGCACCATTACTTGGTTCTGACCCCATTGAGGCATCTAGGAGACG AGAAAGAGGGGCTAGAGCGCTGGAGGAGAGATTGGCAGCTGAGAAATTGGCTGCCGGACGTGATTCAGAAGAGCCACACATAGACGGAAATGATCGTGTTTGA
- the LOC121222546 gene encoding uncharacterized protein slr1919 isoform X2 yields MDLMMADLKALEAYVSYFYYQSKKWSKPLPEAYDAEEVADYFSHRPHVVAFRLLEVFSSFASAAIRIRMAGLKKSLRPGSSKDIDENLSQYNFGMVLKETMLSLGPTFIKVGQSLSTRPDIIGPEISKALSELHDQIPPFPRPLAMKIIEEELGSPIGSFFSYISEEPVAAASFGQVYRGCTLDGSDVAVKVQRPNLRHVVVRDVYILRLGLGLLQKIAKRKSDPRLYADELGKGLVGELDYTSEAANASQFLDAHSHFSFMQVPKVFQHLTRKRVLTMEWMVGESSTDLLSITTSSSIKHGSKYLERQKVDAKRRLLDLVNKGVEASLTQLLETGMLHADPHPGNLRYTASGRIGFLDFGLLCRMEKKHQFAMLASIVHIVNGDWSSLLQALTEMDVVRPGTNIRRVTMDLEDALGEVELKDGIPDIKFSRVLGKIWSVALKYHFRMPPYYTLVLRSLASLEGLAVAADPSFKTFEAAYPFVVRKLLTENSAETRKILHSVVLNRKKEFRWERLALFMRVGATRRSLQLVEASSGETSLDNLPSRTDGVFDVAYLLLRLLPSKDGVVLRRLIMTADGASLVRAAVSKEAKAFRFQLCKIIADILYQRMVKALGQLVPASQYSYKLRLAGGHQNTELHPSARLSTSSTVYDYQSLLSDRRLKLILSKILNSARKEPALMLRFYWVSFVTFIAASALAFHRLLISLSAAYIGPASFIPKRFAISA; encoded by the exons GTTTTCTCATCCTTTGCCTCTGCTGCAATTAGAATTCGAATGGCTGGGCTCAAAAAGTCCTTAAGACCTGGTTCATCTAAAGATATTGATGAGAACTTATCACAGTACAACTTTGGGATGGTGTTAAAGGAAACAATGCTAAGCCTTGGTCCCACTTTTATCAAAG TTGGCCAGTCCCTTTCCACAAGACCAGATATTATTGGTCCTGAAATTTCCAAG GCTTTGTCTGAGCTACACGATCAAATACCTCCCTTTCCAAGACCTCTGGCTATGAAAATTATTGAGGAGGAATTAGGTTCTCCTATTGGGTCATTCTTCAGCTACATCTCTGAGGAACCAGTAGCTGCAGCATCATTTGGTCAG GTCTACCGTGGGTGTACACTGGATGGTTCTGATGTTGCTGTGAAAGTGCAACGTCCTAATTTGCGCCATGTGGTAGTGCGAGATGTTTATATTTTACGTCTTGGG CTCGGGCTTTTGCAAAAGATTGCAAAGAGAAAAAGTGATCCTCGTCTATATGCTGATGAGCTTGGCAAAGGTTTAGTTGGGGAACTTGATTACACTTCGGAGGCTGCTAATGCTTCTCAGTTTCTG GATGCTCATTCTCACTTTTCGTTTATGCAAGTTCCAAAAGTATTTCAACATTTAACCAGGAAGAGAGTTTTGACAATGGAGTGGATGGTTGGTGAGAGTTCAACTGATTTACTCTCTATTACTACGAGCAGCTCCATCAAGCACGGGTCCAAATATTTAGAGAGGCAGAAAGTTGATGCAAAAAGGCGTCTTCTTGACCTA GTTAACAAAGGAGTGGAGGCATCACTTACTCAACTCCTTGAAACAGGCATGTTGCATGCTGATCCACATCCTGGAAACTTGCGTTACACGGCATCAGGACGGATAGG GTTTTTGGACTTTGGTTTGCTTTGTCGAATGGAAAAGAAACATCAATTTGCAATGCTAGCATCCATAGTGCACATAGTAAATGGTGATTGGTCATCCCTTCTTCAAGCTCTGACTGAAATGGATGTTGTAAGGCCAGGAACTAATATCCGACGTGTTACAATG gatctggaggatgcccttgGGGAGGTAGAATTAAAAGACGGGATTCCTGATATCAAGTTCAGTAGG GTTTTGGGCAAAATATGGTCTGTAGCTCTCAAATATCATTTCCGCATGCCTCCATACTACACGCTAGTCCTACGTTCTCTTGCGTCCTTGGAGG GTTTGGCAGTAGCTGCAGATCCAAGTTTTAAGACATTTGAGGCAGCTTATCCTTTTGTTGTCCGCAAACTTCTAACTGAAAATTCAGCTGAAACAAGGAAAATTTTACATTCG GTGGTTTTGAACAGAAAGAAGGAATTTCGGTGGGAGAGGCTGGCACTTTTCATGAGAGTTGGTGCAACTAG AAGGAGTTTGCAGTTGGTGGAAGCTTCAAGTGGTGAAACTTCCCTAGATAATTTACCTAGTAGGACTGATGGTGTGTTTGACGTTGCATATTTGTTGCTAAGGCTTTTACCATCTAAAGACGGTGTGGTACTAAGAAGACTTATAATGACTGCG GATGGAGCTTCATTAGTACGAGCTGCAGTTTCCAAAGAAGCGAAGGCCTTCCGATTCCAACTGTGCAAAATCATTGCTGATATCCTATACCAACGGATGGTCAAAGCTCTTGGGCAACTTGTGCCAGCTAGCCAGTATAGTTACAAGTTAAGGCTGGCCGGTGGGCATCAGAATACAGAGCTACACCCATCCGCTAGATTATCCACAAGTTCAACCGTCTATGACTACCAGTCCCTTTTAAGCGACCGGCGACTGAAGCTAATCTTATCCAAGATCCTCAATTCCGCAAGAAAGGAACCAGCATTGATGTTACGGTTTTACTGGGTTTCATTTGTCACATTCATCGCTGCTTCAGCCCTGGCTTTTCATCGGCTTTTAATCTCTTTGTCAGCAGCGTACATTGGCCCAGCATCATTCATTCCCAAAAGATTTGCAATCAGTGCATGA